TTTCCTGAACTTCTAATTTGCAGTTTCGAGCACAATCCTCGACTTGAAGGTCCGGAGTTGTTGGGACTCGCTACCTACGACACCAACTGCTCTTAGAAGCTTGATGAATAGCTTCAGAAGAAGCGCCACTTTAGTGGACGTTTAACAAATTCCCCTGAACCTTGTTTATTGGTGTACTTACAGTGTGTCCAAAGTTGTAACTCTAAGCAAAAATATGGTGTATGTAGGTTATTACTGAGTTAAGGTATGTGTGTAAAACAATCTCTATACTGCTACCAACTGTTgatgtatttcatattttaatgtcTAGTGAAATGGTTCAGTGGGATTAAAAATGCCTATTTTTACTTGTGTTACAATGCTATAAATATGAATGGAACAATAACACAGAAGGTGTTTGATTGAacacaattttgaaaaaaattaaagacgACTTTTAACATGCAAGTcaattataaatatcaaaatttttattcttttaaaagagTGAAGGTGAAAGTTCTACTTGTTTATCCACATTttctcataaaaaataaatttttatatcaagTCAGTCCAAACTTCTAGTAAGTCATGTCATTAAGTGTAAAATGAAAGCTAAGattaaatgaattttaataaagaaaatgtaTCACTTAAAACACAATTAAGGAAAGATTATACATGGTATATCTCATTTTTAATGTGGTGAACCAAATATCCGCCAATAAAGTACATGCACTTAATAATGCAATGATTACTAAtctttattatgttaaattcCCTGTATAACTTAGTTCGCAAATCAAACGAGTTAAAAGATCTAAAGAAGTGAAGAAAACAGCAAAAAGAAAGGCAATGAGTCTTGCTTGCCATTACTTTCAGGATAACAGTCCAACATAAACTGcttcatacaaaaaaattacaaactCCATATACAAGTTTAACAAAACCTTTTCTTCCAACAATCTCCAAAAAAATGCtgaaaagatgataaaaaaatataagaagaaaagaatGCTTCAAGAAATCAAACCAAAACTCTTTCTTGGAGGAGTCCATCATTTCACAAGCCACTCCAAACCATGCAATAACCCAAACTACTAATGCAATAAACACAAAATTGTGAACCACCTTTAACTCCTTTGTCAGTCAATCATCTAGAGCATCTTCATTCTTTGTCGGAGTCGCTTGAACTTGAATCAGAGCTTGAGCTTGAGCTTGAACTTGATCCCGTCTCGTGGGATTTGTCCTTCTTGCCTTTAACATCAGATGTAGCAGGCATATCAACAGCATGATCTGGTTTTTCAGCTATTGGTGTCTTTGCTTCTTTTAGTACAGCTTCATGATCACCTTTTTCAGTTTCAGCTTCACCAGAATCAGGTAAATCAGATCCTCTAACACTTGATTCCATATCATTGGATGAGCCTGCTTCACTTGGCTTCGCTTGTGCTGACTCACCTTCAGAAGTGTAGTTCAGGGGTTTCTCCAGATTTCCTTCCAAGACTTGTTTCAAAGCCAAGTCTGCTTCGACATTTTGTGAATCTGAAGAAGCTCCTACATCTTCCGATTCCCCAGGACGCTCATCACCACCAACAGAATCATGACGGATGTGTGTCTCATCATCACTCTCAGAAAGTTTTTCATGATCCAAATCAAAATATTCAGTAGGTCTTGTTTCAAGAATTGGTAATTGCATATTGCGTGTCACGCTTGACGCTTCGAGCACCGCTGTGTTGTCAGAACTCCCAGATACTTCAGTTGCTACCTCAGCATGAGGTTGCTCAAGAACATTAGATATCTTCATTTCTTTCTCAGATATTCTCCTAAATATCATGTCAATATCTTCAAATGTTTCTGCTTCTGGCACTGGCATTTCAGAATCTTCCAGCGCTGAACTTGACACTTCAGCTGCAGCTGCAACGTTCCCAGATTCTTCGGTTGCTAGCTCAGCATTAGATTGCTCAAGAACATTTGATTTCTCATCTATTTCTTGCTCAGATATTTGCCTAAATGCTAGATTAATATCTTCAGCTGTTTGTGCTTCCACTATTGGCATTTGAGGATCTTCCAACACTGAACCTGATGCATTGACAGAATTCCCAGGTTCTTCAGTTGTTAGCTCAGCATTAGATTGCTCAAGAACATTTGATTTCTCAGCTATTTCTTGCTCAGATATTTGCCTAAATGCAAAGTTAATATCTTCAACTGTTTGTGCTTCCAGTACTGGCATTCCTGAATCTTCGTGTACTGTACTTGACACATCAAAGATTGCTGCATTGTCAAAATCACCAGATTCTTCTGTTTCAAGCTTAGCATGAGGTTGCTCAAGAACATTCGATTTCTCAATTTCTTGCTCAGATATTTGCCTAAATGCTAAAGTGATGTCTTCAGCTGTTTGTGCTTCCAGTACTGGCATTCCAGAATCTGCCTGTACTGAACTTGACATGTCAAATACCGCTCCGTTGTCAAAATCCCCAGATTCTTCAGTTGCTAGCTCAGCCAAACGTTGCTCAAGAACATTCGATTTCTCACCTATTTGCCGAAATGTCAAGTTAATATCTTCAGCTGTTTGTGCTTCCAATACTGGCATTCCAGAATCTTCCTGTACTGAACTTGACACATTAAACACCACTTCATCGTCAGAATTAACGGATTCTTCAGTTACAAGCTTAGCATTAGGCAGCTCAAGCACATTCGAATGAACTATTTCTTCGTCAGAACTAATTCTCAATGCAGACTCAATATCTTCAATATTTTGTGCTTCCACCACTGGCATTCCAGAATCTTCCTGTACTGAACTTGAAACATCAAACACCACTTCATCGTCAGAATCCACAGATTCTTCAGTTACAAGCTTAGCATTAGGTATCTCAAGTACATTCGAATGCACTATTTGTTTCTCAGAACTAATTCTAAATGCAGActcaatatcttcaattgtttgtgCTTCCACCACTGGCATTTCAGAATCTTCCTGTATTGAACTTGACACGTCAAACACCGCTGCATCGTCAGAATCCCCAGATTCTTCAGTTACAAGCTTAGCATCAGGTAGCGTAGCATTACGTAGCTCAACCACATTCGAATGCACTATTTCTTTCTCAGAACTAATTCTAAATGCTGACTCAATGTCTTCAATTGTTTGTGCTTCCACCACTGGCATTTCAGAATCTTCCTTCACCGAACTTGACACTTCAAACACCACAGCATCATCAGAATCTCTAGATTCTTCAGTTACAAGCTTAGCATTAGGTAGCTCAACCACATTCAAAtgctctttttctttctcaGAACTAATTCCAAATGCTGACTCAATCTCTTCAATTGTGTGTGCTTCCACCTCTGGCATTCCAGAATCGTTCAGTACTTGGCTTGATATTTCAAACACCGCTGAATTGTCAGAACTCCCAGATTTTTCAGTTACTAGTTTAGCATTAGGTAGCTCATACACATTCGAGTTCAATGTTTCATTCTCAGAAGTACCTCTAAATGCTAACTCAATATCTTCAACAGTTTGTGCTTCCAACACTGGCATTCCAGAATATTCAGCATTATATAGCTCAAAAACATTAGATTTCTCCATTTCTTTCTCATAAACTTGCCAAAACGCTGACTCAATATCTTGAATTGTTTGTGCTTCTAGTACTGGCATACCAGAATCAGTTTCCTCTCTGACTATAACTTCTTGAGGCACTTCAGTTACTCCAGTTTGAGCAGATTCTGCATTTGCCATCTCAAAGACAGAGTTTTGAGCTTCAGCTATAGTCATTTCCGGAACTATCTCTTGAGCATCCAAATTAAGTTTTGTCATGGGATCTGACGGCCCAATATCACTATCCACAGGGAGTCCTTCAATTGATCTAGCATCAACAGCATTATGAACTTCTCCTTCAGTAAAATCTGTATGAGATACATCAAGATGATCAATAATGCTCATTCCAGATTTTTGAATTTCTGAAGCACACGCCTTTTCTTCATGCTTACCAATCTCTTCAAATGTGGATGCATTTAAAATATCAGGGTGCAATGGAAACTTTCTTTCATGAACTTCAGCAAAGGCATCTTCAGCAACTTCTGGAGTGCCAGAATCAACAATGTGGAATGCAGACAAACCCTCTCCAGTGGAGTCGATTCGTCTCTCGAACTCATTCTGGCATGATCCCAGCTCGTTGATGCTAAAGTCACCAACTGTATCTAATTCATAGAGAAATGCCTCATCAATGTCCTCAATACCATCTGTTTCTTCAACTATATATAGCTCATCATGCTGAAAATCAGCTGCTTCTGGTGGCAATACATAGTTCTCCAATACTTTGATCTGGTTATCATTTTCCTCGAGGATCATGTTCTTAAGACCTGATAGACTAGCACCTCTTGGGGCCTCAACAACCTCATGCAGATTGGAAATAGAGTTGGGAGTACGTGGGGAGCTGATAATAGGAATTCCATCATCAAGGTCATGGATTTCTGAAACATTTAAGGTCTCAGTGGTGCTTGCTTCCTCAATTGACTCAACCAGGATAGCTGGTGTCTCCTGCTTATCAGAAAAAGATACACTTAAACTTTTAGGATTGTTTCCCAACTAGAAGCATTGAAAGTAAAGAAGAGTGAGAAGGAAGGAAATAAATTAACTTTCCAATAACATAAGGGCGATAACAATATTTTGATGCATGAGTTCAATAAGTACAGAATAGTTGATCCTATCACAAATAGAACTTCTAATCTTCTTTATCCATATCCCCCAGTCCCCACCCCACCACGGAAATGTAAGACTCACAAAGTAACAGTTAAAGCAAAACCTGAGAAATGTAACCAGTCATGTCTCCAATCATCTTGGCATGATGCTATCACCAGTCCAATTATTTTGGCACGATGTACTAGTACATGGAAGTAACCAGCAGTATATGCTCGTCCAGATTATGTAGGATATTAATAGTATGTAACATGGCCAAATTACAAGTGACCATCAGCAATTCACTCATCCAGATGATGCAGGACATCAATAGTGAGTGCCACACAGCCAAATTACAAATATCCAGAAGCAATCCGCTCATCCAGAAGGTGGATGATATTTTGCTCAAATACGCAATATTATTCCTAGCCAGTTAATCAGTACCTCTATCACTGACTCTGTCAAATCCATTATCAGATTTTGACATTCTAAAGTTCATTCACATTTGTTTACCTTTAGAGGTAAGGCATTTGTGCAAAATATGCTTTATCCATACTGCATTTTTGTCAAGTTCAAGGTTCATTATCAAACTGTGAAGTCAAGAGCAGGATATCAGTAGCAGTGTTTTACTTCTTATGTGATGGATCCAGATAACTTTTAGCTATCTAGAGTCATTTTGTTCTTCTGGTCAATATTAACTTGTACTTAGTGTTGAAATAGGTCTAAGTTCTGGCCTTTCTTAATGGATTTATTCCTCTTTCTGGCTTTTCAAATGCACATTTTATCATACAATTTGCTTAAAATATGGTTATGCTTCCTTTTGAAAGCTATAAAATTCACCACTATTGACTCGCAGATGTCATACGACATAACGTTTATCTTGAATTTAATCAAGACAGgaaatttcatgattttgaaAATCTATGTTTTGAAGTTTTTTGGCTTTGTAGTTTTTCTTCACTAGAGGTTGAGTCACATAGATATGCCTTGATTGACACAATATGCCCAAAAACTTTAGGCTTATAGTTTATCCTCCAACATGAAACAATCTATATCATGTAAAACATGCCAACATGAGTACCAGATTATTGTTTTACTATTATAGGTATTACTAAGCTGCAGTTTTCTACTGCAATCAGTCcaacaacatatccagtgtaatcccacaagggaagtttggggagggtagagtgtaggCTGACCTTACCCACCTTAGGAGATAGAGATCAGTTTCCgaagaccctcggctcaaggaAAAATGTTTCAAAGCAGGTCAGAAAAAGAAGTAGCAGAGGTGAAGAAACCATAGCAAAGTAATATAGAAAGCATGACAAAAAATTCTGAAATCAGTTAAGTACAGTAAATTATGTGTCTTTGCCTTCTAATTTGGTAAATCAAGTAGGTATCTCTTTATTGCCCATAGCAGCAATCGCGcatttaaagataaaaagttAACCAGCTTTCAATTTTCAACGTAAATGAGTTATAATATGTGAAATGAGAagtaatgaagaaagagaaGTTGCTTAAAGGAAAAGCATAGAAGAGAAATGTGGAACGAAGTGTTTACCTTTACTTCCTTATCATCTGATGGATGTTCATCAATGGATTTGTCTGAGTATGCCAATTCTTCTTCACACTGTGAGATGGACCTCTCTGTAGAAGCATATTGATGTCCAACAGAGGTCTGTGTTTCATCCACTTCACTCAGAGCATCAGTAACCGAACTTTCAACAGCATCCAATGAGGGAAGATCATGCTGCTCAGAGACTATAGGTTCCTCCTTCTCAGTCACATCCTCCACAGATTGCTTCTCCAAAGAAGGCATAACTGGTTGATCAAGTGGAACCTCTGCGATCAGAGAATGCTGTTCATCACTCATCTGGCGAATGTTTTGATGATCTGAGGACGTTAAAAGGGATTCAACGGCGTGGTCTACAACAAGATGAGACAAAATATGGGTATCTGCATCAaatcttgaagaagaaacttGATGTTGTGCATGATCAATAGTTCCTTCTTTATTCCCAATATCTTCGTCTGCTGATGATTCCGAGTCAATAGATTTCTGACTGACGACCAACTCGGGAACCTGAAGGCTGCCAAAGATTTCATCATCTTCAGAAATATCCGCCTTTGCAACACCAAGCTCATTTTGGCATACCACCTCCCTTGACAGAAATTCTTGGTCATCTGCTGGTGCCAAAATCTCTTCATTAGTTGGAAGggaatttttttcaatatcctGACTATTTTCCTCAGATTCCCTCTCTACGAATGAAATAGTGCTTTCCTCAACCAATGTAGGAGGAAACACTGTCTCAGATTCCACATGCTGATCTGAAGAAAAGGAGGCTGAAAATATGTTTTCCCTGATAGCAGAAGGACTAGAATCATAAATAGGGTGTTCGCGTGGAGTATGATCTACTGAAGTGCTTGTGATGTGGAAATCAGGTCCATCAAACGAAGCTTGCCTGGAGATCCCATTTTCTTCAATATGCCCCATTATCTCCTCGAAACTTGATCTCATTTCTCCTTCTTTATCAATAAAGACCCTTTCACTCACTTCTGCCAACGATGAGGAGCTAGATTGGCTGCTGTATCTTTGATAAGAAGTTTCTGGCTTGGATTGAATTTCGGTTGGATTAAGTTCCAATGCGTTGGTAACTCTTCCTTCCTGGAGCAAAGTTTCTTCTGCATCATGATGATTTTTCACAGTTCCTAGCTGCACCAAAGACTCTACTTCTTCGGAGGATTGACTTCCATGTTTGACATGCTCAGAAGTATGCTCTGGCTCCTCAGAGATATGTTCATCCATGAGGTTTCTGCATTCCAGTTCTTCTTGATCAAGGCTTTTGTGTCTGAGCTGCCCTTCAATGAGGTTACTGTCTTCCAGATCTTCAACAGAACTTAGTGATTCTGTTTCAGGAACAGAACTCACCTTCGAATCACTAAGTTCGCTAGATTGTCTTTGAAATGGTGAGTAGCTTGTTCCCTCTGTAGCCATTCTCTCCGGAACAAAATAGGGTCTCAAATGGCTATCTTGCTTGTCTTGCCTGTTCAGCCCGAAGATTGAGGGTCTTACGATAAAACTTTCATGCCTCCGGAAAAGTGGATCCTTTGGTTGAACTGTTATAAAGTCTTGTTCGTCCTCCATAAGATTAGGTTTCTCTTCACTTGAGTCATAAGGAAGATCAAATGGATTTCGCCTTGGTACTAAAACAGATGGAGCAGACCCGGGGATTGGTGGCAGTCCAAGGTCATAGTACTCATTATCAACATCAAATGGATTGTTTCTTGCTGTAGAAATGGACGGGATGTTGAATGGAAGATCAGCACTTTCCAAGTCAATCAAATTCTTTTCGGTCATCATCAGCCTCATTTTCTTCAGGGCTCTTCTCCTTGCCATAAGATTCTCCAACCGTTGATTCCTTTCGACCTCGGAGCTTCCCAAGTCAATTAGATTCTTCTGATCCTCTTCTGTCCATGTAATAGCTGACTTACTTATATCTTCCTCGTCTTGCTTTCCTTCGTCATCTTCACCATCTTCATTCTCGTCGTCTGCAACTTCTAGCTCTTCTTGATTTTCAACACCATCATCAGATTCGTTATCACTCTCAGTGGTCTCACCAGAACTATCTGAAGCAGCATCAGAACCATCATGTAACAAACTAACATGCTGAGGAGTGTCTTCATCCAAAAGCGGATGGAGCTCATGAAGCATTGGAATAATGTCAGCCATTGAAGCATCTGGAGAAGAGCTCTCAGCTCGATCAGACTCCGAATCAAAAGACTCGTCGTcgtcctcctcctcctcttcctcgtgttcttcctctctctccTTTTTCCAAGGGGAACCAGGAAGAGAATTAAGATTCACCCTTCTAGAATCAAAGGAATCTGATCTATCAAAGTCAAACTCAATGCTCTCATTATCAACTGTCGGAATGGGAGAGTACTGACTCTCCATAAGCTCCCCATCATCATGTTTCTCTTCACTCTTTTCACTGTTTTGCTCATAAAACTCCCTTGCTGCTTCCTCAAAATCTTCATCAACCGTTGGAATCGAAGAGTATTGACTCTCTAGAAGTTCCCCATCATcatgttcttcttcattcttttcattgtTTTGTTCATAGAACTCCCTCACTGCTTCCTCAAAATCCTCATCAACCGTTGGAATCGGAGAGTATTGACTCTCTGTAAGTTCCCCATCACCATCACCGTGTTTCTCTTCATAGTTCTGCTCATGAAACTCCCTTCCTGCTTCCTCAAAACCCCCATTCCCAAATTGAAAATCTCGAGACCTTTCCTCAAGTAGAGGAGAAAGATCACTGATCTTATCAATTGACTGATCTACGAGGCCCCTCTCCGTATATCTTTCCACATAGTAACTATCATCAGCACTCTCAATATGAGTAGTATCATACAACACACCAGTTCTCAAAGGCACTATATCATGACTACTTGTTTTTTCCTCCCTTTCAATTTCGGGTATATTAGGCTGACCAAAACTTAGTAAAGTTCCAAGCAAAACAGCAGTACAAACAAGAACTGGAGATACAGCTAACAATATAGAAAACAGAAATGGGAAAGATCTGTACAAAAATGCTATGAAACACAGCATACTCACAAGAAAAGGATGATTTAACACTGTAACATAACATCCTTTAATTGaaaacatcaaaattttcctCATTTCAACTCCAATCTCTACTAATCCAACACCCATCTTTTTTTCTCACTATAAAAAACTACTCAAAActacaaaaacaaatatcaaattTCACAGCAAAACAACTCAATCCCCTTACTTACCAAGAGCAAGACCTTCCAACTTCCAAActgcataaaaaaaatgaaaaatacacACAAAAAGATCAGCTTCAACACAACAACAGAACCAAACAAACATGAAAACCCCAAGTAAGCTATTCTTGAATTAAAACAACagaagaagcaaaaatcaaGATTCTTACCAGCTCTTTGACTACAGATCAAAATCAATTCTCCAACATACAAAAAGATCccaactttcttcttcttcttttttttcacctcaactaaaaaaaagtctactattttgttttttagcTAAAACTACAGAGAAAAACAAGGTAatcaaaagaagtaaaaaagaaagagaaataggaaaaagaaaaagtttgcAGCTTTCTCTTTCAaccctctttttcttttctcttaacTTTCGGTTCTATTCTTGAAATCCCACCAATGGGGCctgaaaaaatcaaataaaaattcaatctttttaCAGCATAGaccttttttttgaataaaaaaccAAGAATTTATATGACCAATTACAATTATTTGAAGGATTATATTCCATTTGAAGATTGAAAGTAACAGACAGACAtgcattaataataatataattaagacAGCTAAGTGGGGGTGGATTTACAGTGCAgaaagaatgatgaagaagttGTTTTCTGCagaaattttaattagtttaatgtTAAAACTTTTGAAAGTGGGGACTGAGGAGGGACGAGGGTAATCATCACTATTTGttgcttttttttattaaattaatcttGATTAAtggcaaaaataatataattttttaccgACTGAGTTAATTTATGGTGACTTCGCCACTGATTTAAGTGTGTCTTTGTCTTTAAACTAGTCTATGTAGTTTGAATAGCGAGACAACGATTTTTTCGCACaatttataagtaaaataattcttatgaaagttgttattaatatttattttagagtAAGTTATTTACGTCGTATATTTTATAGTGTGATCTTTTTTCTGATCATGATTCATGCTAACACAGGATATTTTTTCCGAtcatgataatatatgatactTTATGTGTCGAATTACTCTTCTTTAGTCTCTCaagataaaacacaaaataaatttttatcaatttttacttGCGTAATATCGATTTGACAGTTGACAAATTTTTCAAGGCACGATAAAGGAAATTTTATAATAGTATTACCTTTGaaatataagtaataagtttaaaatagtctgccttcttcatattttatattttgtgtgaTTTCATTTGTTATATcgctattattgttattacatCTCGATAATCAATTACATTACTTTACTATTTTAttggataaataaaataaaaattacatgatAGTTTACT
The sequence above is a segment of the Solanum lycopersicum chromosome 10, SLM_r2.1 genome. Coding sequences within it:
- the LOC101262975 gene encoding uncharacterized protein isoform X1, producing MGVGLVEIGVEMRKILMFSIKGCYVTVLNHPFLVSMLCFIAFLYRSFPFLFSILLAVSPVLVCTAVLLGTLLSFGQPNIPEIEREEKTSSHDIVPLRTGVLYDTTHIESADDSYYVERYTERGLVDQSIDKISDLSPLLEERSRDFQFGNGGFEEAGREFHEQNYEEKHGDGDGELTESQYSPIPTVDEDFEEAVREFYEQNNEKNEEEHDDGELLESQYSSIPTVDEDFEEAAREFYEQNSEKSEEKHDDGELMESQYSPIPTVDNESIEFDFDRSDSFDSRRVNLNSLPGSPWKKEREEEHEEEEEEDDDESFDSESDRAESSSPDASMADIIPMLHELHPLLDEDTPQHVSLLHDGSDAASDSSGETTESDNESDDGVENQEELEVADDENEDGEDDEGKQDEEDISKSAITWTEEDQKNLIDLGSSEVERNQRLENLMARRRALKKMRLMMTEKNLIDLESADLPFNIPSISTARNNPFDVDNEYYDLGLPPIPGSAPSVLVPRRNPFDLPYDSSEEKPNLMEDEQDFITVQPKDPLFRRHESFIVRPSIFGLNRQDKQDSHLRPYFVPERMATEGTSYSPFQRQSSELSDSKVSSVPETESLSSVEDLEDSNLIEGQLRHKSLDQEELECRNLMDEHISEEPEHTSEHVKHGSQSSEEVESLVQLGTVKNHHDAEETLLQEGRVTNALELNPTEIQSKPETSYQRYSSQSSSSSLAEVSERVFIDKEGEMRSSFEEIMGHIEENGISRQASFDGPDFHITSTSVDHTPREHPIYDSSPSAIRENIFSASFSSDQHVESETVFPPTLVEESTISFVERESEENSQDIEKNSLPTNEEILAPADDQEFLSREVVCQNELGVAKADISEDDEIFGSLQVPELVVSQKSIDSESSADEDIGNKEGTIDHAQHQVSSSRFDADTHILSHLVVDHAVESLLTSSDHQNIRQMSDEQHSLIAEVPLDQPVMPSLEKQSVEDVTEKEEPIVSEQHDLPSLDAVESSVTDALSEVDETQTSVGHQYASTERSISQCEEELAYSDKSIDEHPSDDKEVKETPAILVESIEEASTTETLNVSEIHDLDDGIPIISSPRTPNSISNLHEVVEAPRGASLSGLKNMILEENDNQIKVLENYVLPPEAADFQHDELYIVEETDGIEDIDEAFLYELDTVGDFSINELGSCQNEFERRIDSTGEGLSAFHIVDSGTPEVAEDAFAEVHERKFPLHPDILNASTFEEIGKHEEKACASEIQKSGMSIIDHLDVSHTDFTEGEVHNAVDARSIEGLPVDSDIGPSDPMTKLNLDAQEIVPEMTIAEAQNSVFEMANAESAQTGVTEVPQEVIVREETDSGMPVLEAQTIQDIESAFWQVYEKEMEKSNVFELYNAEYSGMPVLEAQTVEDIELAFRGTSENETLNSNVYELPNAKLVTEKSGSSDNSAVFEISSQVLNDSGMPEVEAHTIEEIESAFGISSEKEKEHLNVVELPNAKLVTEESRDSDDAVVFEVSSSVKEDSEMPVVEAQTIEDIESAFRISSEKEIVHSNVVELRNATLPDAKLVTEESGDSDDAAVFDVSSSIQEDSEMPVVEAQTIEDIESAFRISSEKQIVHSNVLEIPNAKLVTEESVDSDDEVVFDVSSSVQEDSGMPVVEAQNIEDIESALRISSDEEIVHSNVLELPNAKLVTEESVNSDDEVVFNVSSSVQEDSGMPVLEAQTAEDINLTFRQIGEKSNVLEQRLAELATEESGDFDNGAVFDMSSSVQADSGMPVLEAQTAEDITLAFRQISEQEIEKSNVLEQPHAKLETEESGDFDNAAIFDVSSTVHEDSGMPVLEAQTVEDINFAFRQISEQEIAEKSNVLEQSNAELTTEEPGNSVNASGSVLEDPQMPIVEAQTAEDINLAFRQISEQEIDEKSNVLEQSNAELATEESGNVAAAAEVSSSALEDSEMPVPEAETFEDIDMIFRRISEKEMKISNVLEQPHAEVATEVSGSSDNTAVLEASSVTRNMQLPILETRPTEYFDLDHEKLSESDDETHIRHDSVGGDERPGESEDVGASSDSQNVEADLALKQVLEGNLEKPLNYTSEGESAQAKPSEAGSSNDMESSVRGSDLPDSGEAETEKGDHEAVLKEAKTPIAEKPDHAVDMPATSDVKGKKDKSHETGSSSSSSSSSDSSSSDSDKE
- the LOC101262975 gene encoding uncharacterized protein isoform X2, which encodes MGVGLVEIGVEMRKILMFSIKGCYVTVLNHPFLVSMLCFIAFLYRSFPFLFSILLAVSPVLVCTAVLLGTLLSFGQPNIPEIEREEKTSSHDIVPLRTGVLYDTTHIESADDSYYVERYTERGLVDQSIDKISDLSPLLEERSRDFQFGNGGFEEAGREFHEQNYEEKHGDGDGELTESQYSPIPTVDEDFEEAVREFYEQNNEKNEEEHDDGELLESQYSSIPTVDEDFEEAAREFYEQNSEKSEEKHDDGELMESQYSPIPTVDNESIEFDFDRSDSFDSRRVNLNSLPGSPWKKEREEEHEEEEEEDDDESFDSESDRAESSSPDASMADIIPMLHELHPLLDEDTPQHVSLLHDGSDAASDSSGETTESDNESDDGVENQEELEVADDENEDGEDDEGKQDEEDISKSAITWTEEDQKNLIDLGSSEVERNQRLENLMARRRALKKMRLMMTEKNLIDLESADLPFNIPSISTARNNPFDVDNEYYDLGLPPIPGSAPSVLVPRRNPFDLPYDSSEEKPNLMEDEQDFITVQPKDPLFRRHESFIVRPSIFGLNRQDKQDSHLRPYFVPERMATEGTSYSPFQRQSSELSDSKVSSVPETESLSSVEDLEDSNLIEGQLRHKSLDQEELECRNLMDEHISEEPEHTSEHVKHGSQSSEEVESLVQLGTVKNHHDAEETLLQEGRVTNALELNPTEIQSKPETSYQRYSSQSSSSSLAEVSERVFIDKEGEMRSSFEEIMGHIEENGISRQASFDGPDFHITSTSVDHTPREHPIYDSSPSAIRENIFSASFSSDQHVESETVFPPTLVEESTISFVERESEENSQDIEKNSLPTNEEILAPADDQEFLSREVVCQNELGVAKADISEDDEIFGSLQVPELVVSQKSIDSESSADEDIGNKEGTIDHAQHQVSSSRFDADTHILSHLVVDHAVESLLTSSDHQNIRQMSDEQHSLIAEVPLDQPVMPSLEKQSVEDVTEKEEPIVSEQHDLPSLDAVESSVTDALSEVDETQTSVGHQYASTERSISQCEEELAYSDKSIDEHPSDDKEVKETPAILVESIEEASTTETLNVSEIHDLDDGIPIISSPRTPNSISNLHEVVEAPRGASLSGLKNMILEENDNQIKVLENYVLPPEAADFQHDELYIVEETDGIEDIDEAFLYELDTVGDFSINELGSCQNEFERRIDSTGEGLSAFHIVDSGTPEVAEDAFAEVHERKFPLHPDILNASTFEEIDFTEGEVHNAVDARSIEGLPVDSDIGPSDPMTKLNLDAQEIVPEMTIAEAQNSVFEMANAESAQTGVTEVPQEVIVREETDSGMPVLEAQTIQDIESAFWQVYEKEMEKSNVFELYNAEYSGMPVLEAQTVEDIELAFRGTSENETLNSNVYELPNAKLVTEKSGSSDNSAVFEISSQVLNDSGMPEVEAHTIEEIESAFGISSEKEKEHLNVVELPNAKLVTEESRDSDDAVVFEVSSSVKEDSEMPVVEAQTIEDIESAFRISSEKEIVHSNVVELRNATLPDAKLVTEESGDSDDAAVFDVSSSIQEDSEMPVVEAQTIEDIESAFRISSEKQIVHSNVLEIPNAKLVTEESVDSDDEVVFDVSSSVQEDSGMPVVEAQNIEDIESALRISSDEEIVHSNVLELPNAKLVTEESVNSDDEVVFNVSSSVQEDSGMPVLEAQTAEDINLTFRQIGEKSNVLEQRLAELATEESGDFDNGAVFDMSSSVQADSGMPVLEAQTAEDITLAFRQISEQEIEKSNVLEQPHAKLETEESGDFDNAAIFDVSSTVHEDSGMPVLEAQTVEDINFAFRQISEQEIAEKSNVLEQSNAELTTEEPGNSVNASGSVLEDPQMPIVEAQTAEDINLAFRQISEQEIDEKSNVLEQSNAELATEESGNVAAAAEVSSSALEDSEMPVPEAETFEDIDMIFRRISEKEMKISNVLEQPHAEVATEVSGSSDNTAVLEASSVTRNMQLPILETRPTEYFDLDHEKLSESDDETHIRHDSVGGDERPGESEDVGASSDSQNVEADLALKQVLEGNLEKPLNYTSEGESAQAKPSEAGSSNDMESSVRGSDLPDSGEAETEKGDHEAVLKEAKTPIAEKPDHAVDMPATSDVKGKKDKSHETGSSSSSSSSSDSSSSDSDKE